From the Elusimicrobiaceae bacterium genome, the window GCAAATGCGGAGCGAACCGGTGCATCTGTACCTGGCGCTCGCCGTGTTCATTTACTGCGCCGGGTACACTCTTATCACCGTGCGCGCCCGGTACCTGTATCCGGTGTTCGCTATTGTTTTCGCCGCAGGCGCGGGCGGGGTCGCCGCGCTGATGCGGTCGCGCCGGATAAAGCCCGCGTTTTCTAAAATGATCGCGGCGCTTTTCGCGGTTTCATTTCTTTATGTTCCGTTCGACAATTTAAAAGACGCGGTTTATTCCGGACGGGGTTATTATGCGCTTTCAAAAAAACTGTTTGACCGGTACGGCGTCTCAGGCAATATCGCGTCGGACGGACGCTGGATGGAAACCCTTTATGTGACCTACTGGCTCAACGAATTTCACCGGGCCCGGATGATTGCCGCCGTTCCGGTTTTCAGGCCCCGCCATGATACCGGGTATCCCGCCGCCGACAGCAGGCCGCCCAGATACCGGGGCCAGCTGCGGCCCGGCGCGTCCGAAGCGCAGAACGCGCGGGAACTTTCGGCGCATCGTATAGACTATCTGTTGATCTGGGAAAAGGCGGCGCACGCGCCCGCCGGCTGGGCTGAACTGACCGGCGGCAATGCCCCGGTTCCGCATCTTCGGATTTATTGCCGCCCATAGCTGTTCGTAAAAAAAGCGCTTGTTGCCTGTTTCCTTGAAAGCCTTAAGGAACACAAAAAACCAACACGAAATTTTAATTGATTCAAATTTTCGGGCGCGGCTGCGCCGCGGGTTTGATTACCGTGAGCAGCCGGTAGGTTTTGCCGCGCAGCGAAAAATTCACGCGCTCGCGCAGGCGATATTTTGCTTTTATCGAGCGGTCGGCCTCGTTGAATTCCTTTACGCCGAGATCGTTGGTTATGTCGTCAAGATAAAGCAGGCACGATTCGCCAGCCAGCAGGTTGGCCGCGTAACCGTCGTCAGCCGTGAAATGCGGCGCGTAGGCGGTGCGGAAAAAACCGGACGCGTTCACCATTACCGGCGCGTTGGTTATTATCATGCACGATTCGGGTGTCGTTTCCGGCAGATTGGCGAGCAATCCGGTTTCCAGAGCGCGAGCCGCGTCCTTGAACCCGGCGCGCGGAATATAAGCCGCGTTCCAGCCCAGCGCGCAGACTGCCAGTATCAGCGCGGATCTGGTTCCCGCCCTGCCGGTTTTCAAAAGGTACGACACCGCATAACCCGCCAGTATGCCGAGCGCCGGATAAAAAAACAGGAACAGTTTGGTTTTCGGGAACAGTTCGGTGGTCGTGCCGTAGACGTGGAACCAGGTCGAAAAATAAAAACAGTACAGCATGCCCGCCCAGAACGCCGCAAACGCCAGCTCGCGCCGGGCGCGTTTAAAAGCGATTGCCGCACCCGACAGATAAAGCGCGGTGAAAAGCCCGCCGTGAAGCGACAGATCAAAAAATTTCGGCGCCCAGCGCTTTGTGTTGAACCACAGGTTTTTCAGGCTGATGCTGGCGCCTTTAATTTGCCCGAACGAGTCGGTCTCCAGCCAGTTTGTGGAGCTTTGAAAAGCCGCGAAAATCGAAAAATTGGGCAGATTGATTGCCGCAGCCGTCAATAACGCCGCGTAAAACAGCAGCGTGTCCTTTCTGCCGCCGGGCGCGGAGAGAATCCGCCGGCCGAACCAGAACAGGCCGAGGAACATCAGGCATTCCGGGCGGATCTGCGCCGCCGCCGCTATGCTCGCCGCCGCCGCCAGCATTGCGCGGCTTGAGCCCGAGCGGTAATACAGCAAAGACAGATACACCCCGCACAGTATGAAAAACAGCGCGGAAACCGCCGTCTCCGCCGTAGCCGACCAGACCGCCCGGTAGGGCAGCAGCGCCAGCGTGAAAGAGGCCACCGCGGCGATGACATGATCGCGCGACAATGCGCGCGCGGACAGATAAACCAGCGGCACGAGCGCCGCGCCAAACAGCAGGTTCAGCGCGATCGGCGCGTAATTGCTTATCCCGCCGAAAATGTAGCTGAACGTCACCAGCACCGGCCAGCCGATGGATTTGCCGAATCCGGGCGCCATTCCGTACCGCAGAATGTTCTTGCCGGCTTCGAGGTACCAGAACTCGTCAATATAGACCAGATGCTTCAGTTCGCAGAAAGACTGCATTGTTATCGCCGCCGCCAGCGCGAGGGTGACGGCGAGCCATTCGTCCCGCCGGATGGCGCCGGTGTCTTTGCTGATTTCGCGGCGCGCGCTGTAAAGAGCCGCCGCAAAAGCGGTCAGTATGCAGACATTCAGTATCGGCGCGATCTGCTGAAAAGGGTTCATTTGGGTTGCTCCTGAGCGTGATGTGCTGGTGGGGCAGGGGTGTTTTTTCTGCTGGCCAGCGCCAGTACGGCGGCGGCTTCCTGCTGCAGCCGCGGGTCGTCCGGCGCGGCGGACAGGCCGCGTTTGTAAGCCGCGGCTGATCCTGCGAGATTGTTTTGCGAGTAGTAAAATCTGCCCAGCTCCAGCCAGCCGCGCGCATAATCCGGCCGGGCGCCCGTGGCGGCGGTTAAAAGCCGTTGCGCGCAGGCCGTGTCTTTCATGAGCAGGCAGGTCTGGCCGGCGTTTACCAGAGCGAGCGCGTTTTTAGGGTTGAACCGGTAAGCCTGTCCGTAATAATCCAGCGCGGTTTTGTAGTCGCCTTTTTCACGGAACAGGTTGCCGAGCCCGGCCAGCGCGCGGTCCCGGTCGGGATTATTGACAAGCGCTTTTTTGAAACTGCGCTGCGCGCCATCGGTATCGCCGGTGTAATACAGCGCGACGCCAAGGTTGGCGTAGGTGGGTGAAAACTCCGGCGCGATTCGCGCCGCCGCACCCAGCACCTCAAGCGCCGCCTGAAAATCACGCCGCGCGATCAGCGCGGCACCCAGATCGCTGGCCAGTTCGGCGCGGCGGGGCGCTTTTATCAGATTGTCGGTCAGCAGCGAAACCTCGTCGCGCCAGACTGCGTTGCGGTTAAATGCCGTTATGCCCAGCGCGGCAATAACGGCTGCTGCCGCCGTACGGGTAAGCACGGCCTCTTTTATTTCTCCCAGAACCGCCGCTATAATCAGCGCCGCGCCCGCCAGAGGCAGGTAAAGACGGTGCTCGAAGATCAGGTCCTGCAGCGGAATGAAACTCGCTTCTATCGAAAGCGATATTGCGAAAAACGCCAGCCCGAACAGCGCGGGGCGGTTGCGGCGCAAGGCGTAACCCAGCGCTCCGAAAACAAGCGTTACCGCCGTCCATCCGCCCAGCGCGCGGGCCGACAAAAGCGTTTCCGGCGCGCGCAGGTCGTACAGCAGCATTTGTCCGGCGGGCCAGACGATCAGCTTGAGATAGGTCAGAATCACCCCGCCCTGCGCGGCGAAATAGTTGAGCGGCGTTATGTCCGGCCGGCCGCCCAGTTTCGCGATATCATTGAAGGTTTCCGACTGTGCCAGATTAATGCCCGCCGGTATCCATAACAGCGCGAACGGTATAAGCCCCGGCAGGTCTTTGGTGAAATTTCCGCCCCGGGTCAGGTAACCCCCGGCGAGCAGGGCGAAAGGCAGCGAATAGGTGTTCTCTTTTGAATAATAGGCTGCGGCGGCGCAGATTACCGATGTCCAGTACTCGAGTTTCGCGCGCGGCCCGGTTTTTAGGGCGCGCAGAAACAGCGCGCAGGCCGCAAGATAAAAAAACGCGCCCAGTTCCGCCAGCCGCTGATAGATGTAGGTTACGGCCTGCGTCTGCACCGGGTGCGCCGCGAAAAAAAGCGCGCCCGCCAGAGCCGGTATGCGGCCCGGATTTTTTTCCGAACCGAGCAGGGTGCGCGCCAGCAGGTACACCAGCATTGAATTCAGTGCGTGAAGCGCTATA encodes:
- a CDS encoding phospholipid carrier-dependent glycosyltransferase, encoding MNPFQQIAPILNVCILTAFAAALYSARREISKDTGAIRRDEWLAVTLALAAAITMQSFCELKHLVYIDEFWYLEAGKNILRYGMAPGFGKSIGWPVLVTFSYIFGGISNYAPIALNLLFGAALVPLVYLSARALSRDHVIAAVASFTLALLPYRAVWSATAETAVSALFFILCGVYLSLLYYRSGSSRAMLAAAASIAAAAQIRPECLMFLGLFWFGRRILSAPGGRKDTLLFYAALLTAAAINLPNFSIFAAFQSSTNWLETDSFGQIKGASISLKNLWFNTKRWAPKFFDLSLHGGLFTALYLSGAAIAFKRARRELAFAAFWAGMLYCFYFSTWFHVYGTTTELFPKTKLFLFFYPALGILAGYAVSYLLKTGRAGTRSALILAVCALGWNAAYIPRAGFKDAARALETGLLANLPETTPESCMIITNAPVMVNASGFFRTAYAPHFTADDGYAANLLAGESCLLYLDDITNDLGVKEFNEADRSIKAKYRLRERVNFSLRGKTYRLLTVIKPAAQPRPKI
- a CDS encoding tetratricopeptide repeat protein translates to MTMHSTPRQRPPASAAQAETAALAAIALCVALCYSNTLQTPLLMDGVHFIADNPAITDLSPHGLKELFHSYPSRFLGFLSFALNYHFTRLSLPALHLTNIALHALNSMLVYLLARTLLGSEKNPGRIPALAGALFFAAHPVQTQAVTYIYQRLAELGAFFYLAACALFLRALKTGPRAKLEYWTSVICAAAAYYSKENTYSLPFALLAGGYLTRGGNFTKDLPGLIPFALLWIPAGINLAQSETFNDIAKLGGRPDITPLNYFAAQGGVILTYLKLIVWPAGQMLLYDLRAPETLLSARALGGWTAVTLVFGALGYALRRNRPALFGLAFFAISLSIEASFIPLQDLIFEHRLYLPLAGAALIIAAVLGEIKEAVLTRTAAAAVIAALGITAFNRNAVWRDEVSLLTDNLIKAPRRAELASDLGAALIARRDFQAALEVLGAAARIAPEFSPTYANLGVALYYTGDTDGAQRSFKKALVNNPDRDRALAGLGNLFREKGDYKTALDYYGQAYRFNPKNALALVNAGQTCLLMKDTACAQRLLTAATGARPDYARGWLELGRFYYSQNNLAGSAAAYKRGLSAAPDDPRLQQEAAAVLALASRKNTPAPPAHHAQEQPK